DNA sequence from the bacterium genome:
TCACAGGCCTGGTCTTTCATATCGCAGGCAAGAAGAGCAAGCGAAGCTGCCGAAGGGATTACTTCTTTGTCTTTAGCGGTCGCCAGTCTTGAGCCGAGGGACTGGGTTATCTCCGCTTCGTATCTTGCAAACCCTGGGCCGAAAACCTTAACCGTTTTACCTTCGTTCGCGAATTCGCCGAGAGACAGAGGCGCGATTACTGCTGGCCCGCCGAGTCTGGTTCTTCCCTTGTATAAGCCTGCAAAGAGTTCGCCCTTGTATGCGTCCATTACGGGGATTCGAAGCTCATCGTCCTTCTGCGTCTCCAGGCTTGCGTTCAACACATCGAGCGTCATTACCGGAATGATCTTCAATCCGCTGACTAAGGCGATTCCTTTTGCCATAAGCAGTCCTATCCTTAATGCGGTGAAGGAACCGGGTCCGATTGATACGGCTATTGATTCCGTATCTTCCATTTTTTTACCGCTTTTCTCCAATACTACTTTTACCATTCCGGCAAGCGCTTCGTTGTGGCTTGATTGAGTCTCTTTTGTTTCATCGGAAAGCAACACCCCATCTTCTGCAATCGCTACGCCTGTCCATCTGGAGGATGTTTCCAACGCGAGGATGACGCTCACTTCATTCGTTCCTCAATGGGGCCTTCAAACCGGAATTTTCGTCCGTTCTCTGCTTCAAACTCGATCATTATCAAACTGGTGCCAGAAGGCAGCCAGGGCGAACGGTCGGCCCATTCGACTATCATTATACCGGCCCTGGAGTATATTTCCTCAAGGTGCAATTCTTCTAGAGCCTTACCTTCAAGCCTGTAGAGATCGACGTGCTTTACTTCCGGGTCAGTATTGTAGGTTCTTACTATTATAAAGG
Encoded proteins:
- the tsaE gene encoding tRNA (adenosine(37)-N6)-threonylcarbamoyltransferase complex ATPase subunit type 1 TsaE, which translates into the protein MKCFETTSAEETKSLGTRISGFLKPGDILALIGELGSGKTTLIQGILKGLGFEGRVQSPSFIIVRTYNTDPEVKHVDLYRLEGKALEELHLEEIYSRAGIMIVEWADRSPWLPSGTSLIMIEFEAENGRKFRFEGPIEERMK
- the tsaB gene encoding tRNA (adenosine(37)-N6)-threonylcarbamoyltransferase complex dimerization subunit type 1 TsaB, whose product is MSVILALETSSRWTGVAIAEDGVLLSDETKETQSSHNEALAGMVKVVLEKSGKKMEDTESIAVSIGPGSFTALRIGLLMAKGIALVSGLKIIPVMTLDVLNASLETQKDDELRIPVMDAYKGELFAGLYKGRTRLGGPAVIAPLSLGEFANEGKTVKVFGPGFARYEAEITQSLGSRLATAKDKEVIPSAASLALLACDMKDQAC